A part of Setaria viridis chromosome 8, Setaria_viridis_v4.0, whole genome shotgun sequence genomic DNA contains:
- the LOC140223687 gene encoding BOI-related E3 ubiquitin-protein ligase 1-like, with amino-acid sequence MAVQAQFGGLPGCLPPFGGAGLAEEQMLALLSAAAGNKAYQYNCPAGGVVSAAQSELTCNGGGGVVVLPSRKRAREDELEQYVTSSSAALLPIPGMQQVVAAPIANRVVDSAATSTSGRPATAGAVSAADALVSELCRQGAEVDALVRAECERLRAGLEQARKRQCQPLARAAAAAAARLLRAKEAELDAARRRAAELEERLRQAAAESQAWCGVARSNEAVASGLRAALDTLLLRGAGAALPQPAEEGFGDSDAGLAAAAADDAESRCFVEADDGCAGAATSSPVASRWACRACGGGEASVLLLPCRHLCLCKSCEPRADGCPVCLAAKNAAIHVAAN; translated from the coding sequence ATGGCCGTGCAGGCGCAGTTCGGCGGCCTCCCCGGGTGCCTGCCGCCCTTCGGCGGCGCCGGGTTGGCCGAGGAGCAGATGCTAGCGCTCCTGTCAGCCGCGGCGGGCAACAAGGCGTACCAGTACAActgcccggccggcggcgtggtcaGCGCCGCGCAGAGTGAGCTGACgtgcaacggcggcggcggggtggtggTGTTGCCGTCGCGGAAACGTGCCCGGGAGGACGAGCTCGAGCAGTACGTGacctcctcgtcggcggcgctgctgccgaTCCCGGGGATGCAGCAGGTGGTTGCCGCGCCGATCGCGAATCGGGTGGTGGACTCCGCGGCGACGTCGACGAGCGGGCGGCCGGCCACGGCGGGCGCGGTGTCGGCGGCGGACGCGCTGGTGTCGGAGCTGTGCCGGCAGGGCGCGGAGGTGGACGCGCTGGTGCGCGCCGAGTGCGAGCGGCTGCGGGCCGGGCTGGAGCAGGCGCGGAAGCGGCAGTGCCAGCCgctggcgcgcgccgccgcggcggcagcggcgcggctgctgcgggccaaggaggccgagctggacgccgcgcgccggcgcgcggcggagctcgAGGAGCGGCTGCGGCAGGCGGCCGCCGAGAGCCAGGCCTGGTGCGGCGTGGCGCGCAGCAACGAGGCCGTCGCGTCGGGGCTACGCGCCGCGCTCGAcacgctcctcctccgcggcgccggcgctgccctGCCGCAGCCCGCCGAGGAAGGCTTCGGCGACTCCGACGCTGGCCttgccgccgcggcggctgaCGACGCGGAGTCCCGCTGCTTCGTCGAGGCCGACGACGGTTGCGCGGGCGCGGCCACGTCGTCCCCGGTGGCGAGCAGGTGGGCGTGcagggcgtgcggcggcggcgaggcgtcggtgctgctgctgccgtgccgTCACCTGTGCCTGTGCAAGTCCTGCGAGCCCCGGGCGGACGGCTGCCCCGTCTGCCTCGCCGCCAAGAACGCGGCCATCCACGTCGCCGCCAACTGA